From one Paeniglutamicibacter psychrophenolicus genomic stretch:
- a CDS encoding M56 family metallopeptidase, with product MLLTSYLLAGLALLLAWPIPVALSRAHWTARSPFAAMVVWQAIALAGGLSMIGALLFWGLDPLGDTLIGALRGGLRLVLGDPEANSPGTIHIFALSTAALLGFHLVLTLIRAAWRITRQRARHRHILSLLTEESAGNPGTLVLDHETPIAYCLPGFTGSVTVLSRGLVKRLSPDELRAVLAHEKAHLEQRHDLLLLAFASWNDALPWLPTSKLSLAAVQELVEMLADDAALREVTAPVLLRALLTVATGALGEPSGKSPAPLPAAGTGGAPTEELSSHRLRRLLTPKPPLPAAMRATILAAALLLLALPTTMLVAPGLFS from the coding sequence GTGCTGCTGACGTCCTATCTCCTGGCGGGATTGGCCCTGCTTCTTGCATGGCCGATACCCGTCGCGCTTTCGCGCGCCCATTGGACCGCCAGATCCCCCTTTGCCGCGATGGTCGTATGGCAGGCCATCGCCCTGGCCGGTGGACTGTCGATGATCGGCGCGCTTCTTTTCTGGGGCCTCGATCCGCTGGGCGACACCCTGATCGGAGCGCTCCGCGGCGGGCTCCGGCTCGTCCTGGGTGATCCGGAGGCCAACTCCCCCGGCACCATCCACATCTTTGCGCTGAGCACCGCGGCCCTACTGGGTTTCCACCTGGTCCTCACCCTGATCCGGGCGGCCTGGCGCATCACGCGCCAACGGGCCCGGCACCGGCACATCCTCTCGCTGCTCACCGAGGAATCCGCCGGCAATCCCGGCACGCTGGTCCTTGACCACGAGACCCCCATCGCCTATTGCCTGCCGGGCTTCACCGGCTCGGTCACGGTGCTCTCCCGCGGCCTGGTCAAGCGTCTGAGCCCCGATGAGCTTCGCGCGGTCCTCGCCCATGAAAAGGCGCATCTGGAACAACGCCACGACCTGCTCCTGCTGGCCTTCGCCTCGTGGAACGACGCCCTGCCCTGGCTCCCGACCTCGAAGCTGTCGCTTGCCGCCGTCCAGGAGCTGGTCGAGATGCTTGCCGACGACGCCGCACTGCGCGAGGTCACGGCCCCTGTGCTGTTGCGGGCCCTGCTCACGGTTGCCACAGGCGCCCTGGGCGAGCCATCCGGCAAGTCCCCGGCCCCCCTGCCGGCCGCCGGAACCGGCGGCGCCCCGACCGAGGAGCTATCCTCGCATCGCCTGCGCCGCCTGCTGACTCCCAAGCCCCCGCTGCCTGCGGCCATGCGCGCCACGATCCTTGCGGCGGCGCTGCTGCTCCTGGCCCTGCCGACCACCATGCTGGTGGCACCGGGTCTCTTCAGCTGA
- a CDS encoding DNA gyrase/topoisomerase IV subunit B, which produces MAKSADYNARHLSVLEGLEAVRKRPGMYIGSTDSRGLMHCLWEIIDNSVDEALAGHGQSIKVLLHPDGSVEIHDDGRGIPVDIEPKTGLSGVEVVFTKLHAGGKFGGGSYTASGGLHGVGASVVNALSARLDVEVDRGGKTYGMQFRRGEPGRFTDSGKPKPDTIFEPFSTASVLDVVGKAKRGVTGTRVRYWADRQIFTPDAKFSYTELQARARQTSFLVPGLKITLRDERGLADTLGADGPYEEVFQHDGGISEFVEYLANDAAVTDIWRFHGSGTFKESVPVIDESGHSRITEVERTCEVDIALRWGIGYETSLRSFVNIISTPKGGTHQTGFEQALLKTFRKVIETNARKLKAGNDKIEKDDVGAGLTAVLTVRLAEPQFEGQTKEILGTSAVRQIVAKVVEKSLAAKLNSTAKGDKTQAAMLLEKVVSEMKSRISARVHKETQRRKNALETSSLPTKLADCRSTDTEKTELFIVEGDSALGTARLARSSDFQALLPIRGKILNVQKASVADMLSNAECAALIQVVGAGSGRSFDISAARYGKVVLMTDADVDGAHIRTLLLTLFFRYMRPMVEAGRVYAAVPPLHRVEVINHGAKDNEMVYTYSENELHEVLAALEKAGKRYKEPIQRYKGLGEMDADQLAETTMDPRHRTLRRVGLEHAESAERVFDLLMGSDVAPRKEFIISGAERLERDRIDA; this is translated from the coding sequence GTGGCCAAAAGCGCTGACTACAACGCCCGACACCTATCCGTCCTGGAAGGTCTCGAGGCGGTTCGCAAACGTCCGGGCATGTACATCGGATCCACCGACTCTCGTGGACTCATGCACTGCCTGTGGGAAATCATCGACAACTCCGTCGATGAGGCCCTCGCCGGCCACGGCCAGTCCATCAAGGTCCTCCTGCACCCGGACGGTTCGGTGGAGATCCACGATGACGGCCGCGGCATCCCCGTGGACATCGAACCGAAGACCGGGCTCTCCGGGGTCGAGGTCGTCTTCACCAAGCTCCACGCCGGCGGCAAGTTCGGCGGAGGCTCCTACACCGCTTCCGGCGGCCTGCACGGCGTGGGCGCCTCCGTGGTCAACGCGCTTTCGGCGCGTCTGGACGTCGAGGTGGACCGCGGCGGCAAGACCTACGGGATGCAGTTCCGCCGCGGCGAGCCCGGCCGCTTCACCGACTCGGGCAAGCCCAAGCCCGATACGATCTTCGAGCCGTTTTCCACGGCCTCGGTCCTCGACGTGGTGGGCAAGGCCAAGCGCGGGGTCACCGGAACCCGCGTACGGTACTGGGCCGACCGGCAAATCTTCACGCCCGATGCCAAGTTCTCCTACACCGAGCTGCAGGCCCGCGCCCGCCAGACGTCCTTCCTGGTGCCGGGCCTGAAGATCACGCTGCGCGACGAGCGCGGCCTGGCCGACACCCTGGGTGCGGACGGCCCCTACGAGGAGGTCTTCCAGCACGACGGCGGGATTTCCGAGTTCGTTGAATACCTGGCCAACGACGCGGCGGTCACCGACATCTGGCGTTTCCACGGTTCGGGGACGTTCAAGGAATCGGTGCCCGTCATTGACGAGTCCGGCCACAGCCGGATCACCGAGGTCGAGCGCACCTGCGAGGTCGACATCGCCCTGCGCTGGGGGATCGGCTACGAGACCTCCCTGCGCTCCTTTGTGAACATCATCTCCACGCCCAAGGGCGGCACCCACCAGACTGGCTTCGAGCAGGCCCTGCTGAAAACCTTCCGCAAGGTCATCGAAACCAACGCCCGCAAGCTCAAGGCCGGCAACGACAAGATCGAGAAGGACGACGTCGGTGCCGGGCTCACCGCAGTGCTGACCGTTCGCCTGGCCGAACCGCAGTTCGAGGGGCAGACCAAGGAAATCCTTGGCACCTCCGCGGTGCGCCAGATCGTGGCCAAGGTCGTGGAGAAGAGCCTTGCGGCAAAGCTGAACTCTACCGCCAAGGGCGACAAGACCCAGGCGGCGATGCTCCTGGAAAAGGTCGTCAGCGAAATGAAGTCGCGCATCTCCGCGCGCGTCCACAAGGAAACCCAGCGGCGCAAGAACGCCCTGGAAACCTCCTCGCTTCCCACCAAGCTGGCCGATTGCCGCAGCACCGACACCGAGAAGACCGAACTGTTCATCGTCGAGGGTGACAGCGCATTGGGCACCGCCCGGCTGGCGCGTTCCTCGGACTTCCAGGCGCTGCTGCCGATCCGCGGCAAGATCCTCAACGTGCAAAAGGCCTCGGTTGCAGACATGCTATCCAATGCCGAATGTGCGGCCCTGATCCAGGTCGTGGGGGCCGGCTCGGGACGAAGCTTCGACATATCCGCGGCTCGCTACGGCAAGGTCGTGTTGATGACCGATGCCGACGTCGACGGCGCGCACATCCGCACGTTGCTGCTGACCCTGTTCTTCCGCTACATGCGCCCCATGGTCGAGGCCGGGCGGGTCTACGCGGCCGTGCCGCCGCTGCACCGGGTCGAGGTCATCAACCACGGTGCCAAGGACAACGAGATGGTGTACACCTATTCGGAGAACGAGCTGCACGAGGTTCTGGCCGCCCTGGAAAAGGCCGGCAAGCGCTACAAGGAACCGATCCAGCGCTACAAGGGACTGGGCGAGATGGACGCGGACCAGCTGGCGGAAACGACCATGGATCCACGCCACCGGACGCTGCGCCGGGTGGGGCTGGAGCATGCGGAATCGGCCGAGCGGGTCTTTGACCTGCTGATGGGTTCGGATGTTGCGCCGCGCAAGGAGTTCATCATCTCCGGTGCCGAACGCCTCGAACGCGATCGCATCGACGCCTAA
- the cydB gene encoding cytochrome d ubiquinol oxidase subunit II — protein MEFLPTLWFILIAVLWAGYLFLEGFDLGVGMLMKTFARNEQQRRVLLNTIGPVWDGNEVWLITAGAATFAAFPYWYASLFSALYVPLVLVLVALIFRAVAFEYRGKAHTRIARNAWDWAICLGSFTAAFGVGAMLALSTTGLPLNANGDRVGGPFAWFNMYAVLGGIGVVAFCLVQGLAFLGLKTDGEIRTRAARILARWLPVALLPLAGWAVAVVLLNHSATALAPLGLAVCALVFAWIHARKTNEGLAFIGMGIFLLAGVAAIFTAAYPNVLPSTIDAAYNLTVTNASSSPYTLKLMSIVAAFGLPLVLAYQGWTYWVFRKRISEAHIPEAHPVTPIV, from the coding sequence GTGGAATTCCTTCCCACCTTGTGGTTCATCCTGATAGCCGTGCTCTGGGCCGGCTACCTCTTCCTCGAGGGCTTCGACCTGGGCGTGGGCATGCTCATGAAGACCTTCGCCCGGAACGAGCAGCAACGCCGCGTGCTGCTCAACACCATCGGGCCGGTCTGGGACGGCAACGAGGTGTGGCTGATCACCGCCGGCGCCGCGACCTTCGCCGCGTTCCCGTACTGGTATGCCTCGCTTTTCTCCGCCCTCTACGTCCCGCTGGTGCTGGTGCTCGTGGCGTTGATCTTCCGTGCCGTGGCCTTCGAATACCGCGGCAAGGCCCACACCCGCATCGCGCGCAACGCCTGGGACTGGGCGATCTGCCTCGGCTCCTTCACCGCGGCGTTCGGTGTCGGGGCGATGCTCGCGCTGAGCACCACCGGGCTGCCGCTGAACGCCAACGGCGACCGCGTCGGCGGCCCCTTCGCCTGGTTCAACATGTATGCGGTCCTGGGCGGGATCGGGGTCGTCGCCTTCTGCCTGGTCCAGGGCCTGGCGTTCCTGGGGTTGAAGACCGACGGGGAAATCCGCACGCGCGCCGCCCGGATCCTGGCCCGCTGGCTGCCGGTGGCGTTGTTGCCGCTGGCCGGGTGGGCGGTGGCCGTGGTGCTGCTGAACCACAGCGCCACGGCCCTGGCCCCGCTGGGGCTGGCCGTGTGCGCACTGGTGTTCGCCTGGATCCATGCCCGCAAGACCAACGAGGGCCTGGCCTTCATCGGGATGGGCATCTTCCTGCTGGCCGGGGTGGCGGCGATCTTCACGGCCGCCTACCCCAACGTGCTGCCCTCCACCATCGACGCCGCCTACAACCTGACCGTCACCAACGCATCCTCCAGCCCCTACACGCTCAAGCTCATGAGCATCGTGGCGGCGTTCGGGCTGCCGCTGGTGCTGGCCTACCAGGGCTGGACCTACTGGGTGTTCCGCAAGCGCATCAGCGAGGCCCACATCCCCGAGGCCCACCCCGTGACCCCGATCGTCTGA
- a CDS encoding cytochrome ubiquinol oxidase subunit I has protein sequence MDALEIARWQFGITTVYHFLMVPLTIGLGLVVAVLQTAWHRTGKEEYLRMTKFWGKLFLINFIMGVATGIVQEFQFGMAWSEYSRFVGDVFGAPLAMEALLAFFVESTFLGLWIFGWDRLPRRIHLAAIWIASLASIFSAYFILVANSWMQHPVGTEMVNGRAVMTDAWAVFTNNTALVTFPHTIFGAFAVAGGFLLGISWYHLYKRRQSGIDTVDADGRVVVGESATLGRNRDKTDYTVWIKSLRIGAVVAMVAFAGVALSGHAQAQLMIQQQPMKMAAAEAACHDGTGFSLLSIGDLRSGGATTCDDVVGVFEIPGLLSFLAHDNFTTEVKGVNTLLPEYQEKYGTHLPDNPIYGERAGTEINYLPVMEVTYWGFRLMITLGGLSAVAAAVALWLTRKGTVPHSKWISRLALFGMLAPFGANSAGWIFTEMGRQPFVVAPNPSFEGIDQVFMFTAAAVSPGVSAGEMLFSLIVLTLIYAVLLVVEVVLLTRYVRGGTGSAMPELHDHPDDGQTDTDVLSFAY, from the coding sequence ATGGATGCACTGGAAATTGCCAGATGGCAATTTGGTATCACCACCGTTTATCACTTCCTGATGGTTCCACTCACCATTGGCCTGGGCCTGGTGGTTGCGGTGCTGCAGACCGCTTGGCACCGCACCGGCAAGGAGGAGTACCTGCGCATGACCAAGTTCTGGGGAAAGCTCTTCCTCATCAACTTCATCATGGGCGTGGCCACCGGCATCGTCCAGGAATTCCAGTTCGGCATGGCATGGAGCGAATACAGCCGCTTCGTCGGGGACGTCTTTGGCGCACCGCTGGCCATGGAGGCCCTGCTGGCATTCTTCGTCGAATCAACCTTCCTCGGGCTCTGGATCTTCGGCTGGGACAGGTTGCCCAGGCGCATCCACCTGGCCGCCATCTGGATCGCCTCGCTGGCCAGCATCTTCTCGGCCTACTTCATCCTGGTGGCCAACTCCTGGATGCAGCACCCGGTGGGCACCGAAATGGTCAACGGCCGGGCAGTGATGACCGACGCCTGGGCCGTGTTCACCAACAACACCGCCCTGGTCACCTTCCCGCACACCATCTTCGGGGCCTTCGCGGTGGCCGGCGGGTTCCTGCTGGGCATCTCCTGGTACCACCTGTACAAGCGCCGCCAATCAGGGATCGACACCGTCGATGCCGACGGAAGGGTCGTGGTGGGGGAATCCGCAACCCTGGGCAGGAACCGCGACAAGACCGATTACACGGTCTGGATCAAGTCACTGCGCATCGGCGCGGTCGTTGCCATGGTGGCCTTTGCGGGTGTCGCCCTCTCCGGACACGCGCAGGCCCAGCTGATGATCCAGCAGCAGCCCATGAAGATGGCGGCGGCCGAGGCCGCATGCCACGACGGCACCGGATTCTCCCTGCTGTCCATCGGGGACCTGCGCAGCGGCGGAGCAACAACCTGCGACGACGTGGTCGGGGTCTTTGAGATCCCGGGGCTGCTCTCCTTCCTTGCGCACGACAACTTCACCACCGAGGTCAAGGGCGTCAACACCCTGCTGCCCGAATACCAGGAAAAATACGGGACCCACCTGCCCGACAACCCGATCTACGGCGAGCGCGCAGGAACCGAAATCAACTACCTGCCGGTCATGGAAGTCACCTACTGGGGCTTCCGCCTGATGATCACCCTCGGCGGACTGTCGGCGGTAGCCGCCGCAGTGGCCCTGTGGCTGACCCGCAAGGGAACCGTTCCGCACAGCAAATGGATCTCCCGGCTTGCGCTCTTCGGGATGCTGGCACCCTTCGGGGCAAACTCCGCCGGCTGGATCTTCACCGAGATGGGCCGCCAGCCCTTCGTGGTGGCACCCAACCCGAGCTTCGAGGGCATCGACCAGGTGTTCATGTTCACCGCCGCCGCAGTCTCCCCGGGAGTCAGCGCCGGGGAGATGCTCTTCTCGCTGATCGTCCTCACGCTGATCTACGCGGTCCTGCTGGTGGTCGAGGTCGTCCTGCTCACCCGGTACGTGCGCGGCGGCACCGGATCGGCCATGCCCGAACTGCACGACCACCCCGACGACGGCCAGACGGACACCGACGTGCTGTCCTTCGCCTACTGA
- the cydC gene encoding thiol reductant ABC exporter subunit CydC, whose translation MKPVLPAGTGSRIVLALLAGLAALKAVGLILLADALATAIAQLAGTGTADVQRLLVLGLAGALLRAGAVWGTQFAARHAGLGSKEKLRGQLMNAGLSGSGAETGSGQDHGALAALASRGLDGLDNYYTKYLPAVVAAMVIPVMVVARVLVADWVSALVIVLTLPLVPVFMILIGLHTVERVKAAAAGLDRLSNQLLELAQGLPALIGLRRAKGKGRALAQVSEGYRESSMKTLRTAFLSGLALELIATISVAVVAVFIGVRLVYGHMGLEAGLLALVLAPEAYLPLRELGAAYHASEDGVEALERSERFIAGGTPEPASGATRCPSATNVLEIRNLTVRHPGRTEPVLENLDLELGRGRVHVLDGASGTGKSTLLHAVLGQLAASGVEGSIAVRPERTAWISQHPRFTEETVRGEIMLHAGSMLDEAGLATVCGEANIAHLAERRLVDCSPGELRRVAVARVLARVATDPDVELVLADEPTAHLDEVSAARIRAALARLSIGCALLVATHDRALAASLRGQDAPAAASRPGPRTGSQSPRPGAPEVRRDQAPAAKRTLSHWNLLRSLPWFRGGLGLGLLLAVLAALFGVGLTGISGWLIVTASHQPPMLHLMVAIVGVRTFGIGRSVLRYAEQLKIHDAVLRFSGNLRQRLWDALVAQPKMWGGLTRSGAALGHLVAEVDEVRDAVPRVLVPPVAGVATWVVVSIGIGFWAPQALWLSLGLGVLAFVALPLAVLAAEKRTTIAVSEHRIWLGFRVPTLLRAAPDLRANHAAGTALAQFAGEDAKATASLRATARGAGLAQGGAALLSAVAAVLAVAVTTGGGEAAAVAGLLLLALGEPIANTATSVQQLPQLDDVLKRVWTNIEAAPAHVPPADDRAPRQDGTGETGMGIRLSNVSAGWDDDLPVIEHADIEVEAGRWVGLTGESGSGKSTILATFLGALPPLGGTVQVKHRGGQWMDAAPADLAAVSWCPQEAHLFDSSVRSNLCLGRGLEDQPGDGELVAVLEQVGLGRWLEALPGGLGGRIGSGGHHLSGGQRQRLAVARALVARSAVLLLDEPTAHLGADEAVELMADLRGALRDHAVLVVTHDASIAALTDHVVDLAELKAGVPVGV comes from the coding sequence ATGAAACCCGTACTGCCCGCAGGAACCGGATCACGTATCGTGTTGGCGCTGCTCGCCGGGCTGGCAGCGCTCAAGGCGGTCGGGCTGATCCTGCTCGCCGATGCCCTTGCCACGGCAATCGCCCAGCTGGCCGGCACCGGCACCGCCGATGTGCAAAGGCTGCTTGTCCTGGGACTTGCCGGGGCGCTGCTGCGCGCCGGCGCCGTCTGGGGCACCCAATTCGCGGCACGGCATGCAGGGCTGGGGTCCAAGGAGAAGCTGCGCGGGCAGCTCATGAACGCGGGCCTGTCCGGAAGCGGCGCGGAAACCGGATCGGGCCAGGACCACGGGGCCCTTGCGGCCCTGGCCAGCCGCGGGCTCGACGGACTGGACAACTACTACACCAAGTACCTGCCGGCCGTTGTAGCCGCAATGGTCATCCCGGTCATGGTCGTGGCGCGGGTGCTGGTGGCCGACTGGGTCTCGGCCCTGGTCATCGTGCTGACCCTGCCGCTGGTTCCGGTGTTCATGATCCTCATCGGCCTGCACACGGTCGAACGGGTCAAGGCGGCCGCCGCCGGGCTGGATCGGCTGTCGAACCAGTTGCTTGAACTCGCCCAGGGCCTGCCGGCGCTGATCGGCTTGCGCCGGGCCAAGGGCAAGGGCCGCGCCCTGGCGCAGGTCTCCGAGGGGTACCGGGAAAGCAGCATGAAAACGCTGCGCACAGCGTTCCTTTCCGGCCTTGCCCTCGAACTGATTGCCACGATCTCGGTGGCTGTGGTCGCGGTGTTCATCGGCGTGCGGCTTGTCTACGGGCACATGGGACTCGAAGCCGGGCTGCTGGCGCTGGTCCTGGCCCCGGAGGCCTACCTTCCGCTGCGCGAACTCGGTGCCGCCTACCACGCCTCCGAGGACGGGGTCGAGGCGCTGGAACGCAGCGAAAGGTTCATTGCGGGCGGCACCCCCGAACCGGCGTCCGGTGCCACACGGTGCCCGTCCGCCACGAACGTGCTTGAAATCCGCAACCTGACGGTGCGCCACCCCGGACGCACGGAACCGGTGCTGGAAAACCTTGACCTCGAGCTTGGGCGCGGCCGGGTCCATGTCCTGGATGGGGCCAGCGGCACCGGCAAGAGCACGCTGTTGCATGCGGTGCTCGGGCAGCTTGCCGCAAGCGGCGTGGAGGGCAGCATCGCCGTGCGACCCGAACGCACCGCCTGGATCTCCCAGCACCCGCGGTTCACCGAGGAAACCGTGCGCGGCGAAATCATGCTCCACGCAGGGAGCATGCTGGATGAAGCGGGCCTCGCCACGGTGTGTGGAGAAGCGAACATCGCCCACCTGGCCGAACGCAGGCTCGTCGATTGCAGCCCGGGGGAATTGCGCCGCGTCGCCGTGGCCCGGGTGCTGGCCCGCGTTGCCACGGATCCCGACGTCGAACTGGTGCTGGCCGACGAGCCGACGGCGCACCTCGACGAGGTTTCCGCCGCCCGCATCAGGGCGGCACTGGCCCGGCTCTCCATTGGCTGTGCACTGCTCGTGGCAACCCATGACCGTGCGCTGGCGGCATCGCTGCGTGGCCAGGATGCACCCGCCGCCGCCAGCCGTCCGGGGCCCCGGACCGGCTCGCAGAGCCCGCGACCGGGTGCACCCGAGGTCCGCCGGGACCAGGCACCGGCCGCCAAGCGCACGTTGTCCCACTGGAACCTGCTGCGTTCGCTGCCGTGGTTCCGGGGCGGCCTGGGCCTGGGGCTGCTGCTGGCGGTGCTGGCCGCGCTCTTCGGCGTGGGCCTGACCGGGATTTCCGGCTGGCTGATCGTCACGGCCAGCCACCAGCCGCCCATGCTCCACCTGATGGTCGCCATCGTCGGGGTGCGCACCTTCGGCATCGGCCGCTCGGTGCTCCGTTACGCCGAACAGCTCAAGATCCACGATGCGGTGCTGCGCTTCTCCGGAAACCTGCGCCAGCGACTCTGGGATGCGCTTGTCGCCCAACCGAAGATGTGGGGCGGGCTCACCCGCTCCGGTGCGGCGCTGGGACACCTGGTGGCCGAGGTCGACGAGGTCCGCGATGCGGTTCCGCGGGTGCTGGTCCCGCCGGTTGCCGGCGTGGCCACCTGGGTCGTGGTCAGCATCGGCATCGGTTTCTGGGCGCCGCAGGCCCTGTGGCTGTCGCTGGGGCTGGGCGTGCTCGCCTTCGTCGCGCTTCCGCTGGCAGTGCTGGCCGCCGAAAAGCGCACCACCATTGCCGTAAGCGAACACCGCATCTGGCTGGGCTTCAGGGTCCCGACGCTGTTGCGGGCCGCGCCCGACCTGCGCGCCAACCATGCCGCAGGCACCGCCCTTGCGCAGTTCGCCGGCGAAGACGCCAAGGCCACGGCATCGCTCCGGGCCACGGCCCGCGGTGCGGGCCTGGCCCAGGGAGGCGCCGCTTTGCTCAGTGCCGTCGCCGCGGTGCTGGCCGTCGCCGTGACAACCGGCGGGGGAGAGGCGGCCGCCGTTGCCGGGCTGCTGCTCCTTGCCCTGGGCGAACCGATCGCCAACACCGCCACCTCGGTGCAGCAGCTGCCGCAACTCGACGATGTGCTCAAACGCGTGTGGACCAACATCGAGGCTGCCCCGGCACACGTCCCGCCGGCCGACGACCGGGCCCCGAGGCAGGACGGAACCGGGGAAACCGGCATGGGCATCCGGCTTTCCAATGTCAGTGCGGGCTGGGATGATGACCTGCCGGTCATTGAACACGCGGATATCGAGGTTGAGGCAGGTCGGTGGGTGGGCCTGACCGGAGAATCCGGATCCGGCAAATCAACCATTCTTGCCACGTTCCTGGGGGCCCTTCCGCCACTTGGGGGAACGGTGCAGGTCAAGCACCGCGGCGGCCAATGGATGGATGCAGCCCCCGCCGACCTGGCCGCGGTGTCCTGGTGCCCGCAGGAGGCGCATCTTTTCGATTCCTCGGTCCGCTCCAACCTGTGCCTGGGCCGCGGCCTCGAGGACCAGCCCGGCGACGGCGAGCTGGTGGCCGTGCTGGAACAGGTGGGCCTGGGCCGGTGGCTCGAGGCACTGCCCGGCGGCCTCGGCGGGCGCATCGGTTCCGGCGGGCACCACCTCTCGGGCGGGCAGCGCCAGCGCCTGGCCGTGGCCCGCGCACTGGTCGCCCGCTCCGCGGTGCTGCTGCTCGACGAGCCGACGGCCCACCTCGGTGCGGACGAGGCGGTGGAACTCATGGCGGACCTGCGTGGTGCATTGCGGGACCATGCGGTGCTCGTTGTGACCCACGACGCCAGCATTGCGGCCCTCACCGACCACGTCGTGGACCTGGCAGAGCTGAAGGCCGGGGTGCCGGTGGGCGTCTAG
- a CDS encoding BlaI/MecI/CopY family transcriptional regulator produces MATLGDLERAVMDLLWDAETPLTANELRDLLAAPGGVDSKELAVTTVLTVLARLEKKGLVARERDIRPHRYTSVTSREEHTVSLMNEALGTVLDREAVLARFIGGISAEEAQSLRLLLDTPRNA; encoded by the coding sequence TTGGCCACTCTTGGCGACCTTGAACGCGCAGTAATGGATCTACTTTGGGATGCCGAAACCCCGCTCACGGCCAATGAACTTCGCGACCTGCTTGCGGCGCCCGGCGGCGTCGACAGCAAGGAACTTGCCGTGACCACCGTCCTGACGGTTCTGGCCCGGCTGGAAAAGAAGGGCCTGGTGGCGCGCGAACGCGACATCCGCCCGCACCGCTACACCTCGGTGACAAGCCGCGAGGAACACACCGTGTCCCTGATGAACGAAGCACTGGGTACCGTGCTGGATCGCGAAGCCGTGCTGGCTCGCTTCATCGGCGGCATCTCCGCCGAGGAAGCCCAGTCCCTGCGCCTGCTCCTCGATACCCCGCGTAACGCCTAG